The region GGCACCAAAACCGAGGCGTTAGCCGAGATTTTCACCAGAGCCTATTCTATTATTATCTCACTTCCATCTTCTAACTCAAACTCACCTCTCAAATAAACCGGAGCAATGATTTCGATAATATTTTCCGTATGAGTAGAACGCAATGGTTTGATTAAATAACCTGGCAGTTTTTTGTTTATTTTAATAGGATAGCAAAGTATTCCGCCAAAGGTTCTTTCTTTTGTGACAAAACCTTCAATTATAATCTGATTTTTTGTCTGGAAAAATTCTTTTAATTCCACGGGATTAACTTCAATATTCAAGGTTCCTGGATAGGGTGTCAGATTGAGTTTCTCTTTAAACTGTTTCTGGTAACCTTCAATTTGAACATAATATCTCCCTTCTCCTAAACCACTAATAACTTTGCCGGTCCATTGTTTTAATGCTGTTCCAAATAATGATTTTAAGGTGATATAATTTTGCTCTAATAATTGCTTTGCCTCCAGAGTTAAGCTTAGTTTCATCCCTTCTGCAACTAATTCCTTATTTAAAAATCCCTTTTCTTCCAATTCTTTTATTTTTCTTGATGCTGTCTGCTGGGAAAAGCCAAGAGCATTGCCTAACTCCAAGGTAGACATAATAATGACATCATGCAATTTTGTCTTATATGCCATATATAATAATAGTGGCAGTTCTTCATTATAAGTATCCATATTAAGTACGATAAGAATAGTAAACTACTTATAAATGTTATGGTTAGCAGAAATGAGTATTATGTATAGATAAGAACTAAAGAAAGACAAACATTATTTCTTCTTTGGATTTAATTCCAGATATGCTTTTCCTTTATCTTCATCATACGTAAAGGTAAATGTTCCATCATTTGGCGCTGGGAAACATATTTGACCTTC is a window of Candidatus Woesearchaeota archaeon DNA encoding:
- a CDS encoding CTP-dependent riboflavin kinase codes for the protein MAYKTKLHDVIIMSTLELGNALGFSQQTASRKIKELEEKGFLNKELVAEGMKLSLTLEAKQLLEQNYITLKSLFGTALKQWTGKVISGLGEGRYYVQIEGYQKQFKEKLNLTPYPGTLNIEVNPVELKEFFQTKNQIIIEGFVTKERTFGGILCYPIKINKKLPGYLIKPLRSTHTENIIEIIAPVYLRGEFELEDGSEIIIE